In a genomic window of Vulpes lagopus strain Blue_001 chromosome 13, ASM1834538v1, whole genome shotgun sequence:
- the SMIM30 gene encoding small integral membrane protein 30, with amino-acid sequence MTSVSTQLFLVVISLLLVLPVVEAVEAGDAIALLLGVALSITGICACLGVYARKRNGQM; translated from the coding sequence ATGACCTCAGTTTCAACACAGTTGTTCTTGGTCGTCATTTCACTGCTTTTGGTGCTGCCGGTGGTTGAAGCAGTAGAAGCTGGAGATGCAATCGCTCTCCTATTAGGTGTGGCTCTCAGCATTACAGGCATTTGTGCCTGTTTGGGCGTCTATGCACGAAAGAGGAATGGACAGATGTGA